From the Candidatus Omnitrophota bacterium genome, the window ATCAGCTGAATTAAAAAAAACTTACGGGAACTGCGCAGCCAGCGGCATTAACGCGAAGCTGCCGCCGTTGGATGTGTGGAAAAACAGCTACAAAAAATACGAGATTGTCATAGAGTACCCCGAGTTCAACACCATATGCCCGCTCGCGGGGCTTCCCGATATGGGGACACTGACAATAAAATATGTTCCCGGAAAATACTGCGTGGAAATGAAATCGCTGAAACTTTACCTTGTAGCTTACCGCAACATAGGTATCTTTCAGGAAAACGCGGTAAACAAAGTGCTTGCGGATTTCATTAAATATGTAAAGCCCGTCCGCGCCGAAGTCACCGGCGTATTCAATCCCCGCGGGGGCATGTCCTCTAAAATTTCAGCCAAGTACCCCAAATAAACAATTCTTTCCCCTGTCATTTCGGCTATCTGTCCATTCTTTCTCGTGCATCAGTCCAGCTTCTTTTTTGATTCCGCGGATTTTAAATAATTGCGCATGGATACAACAGGCCTTTTTAGCCGTTTTTCCAAAGCTACCCGGGCGTCGCCGGATATCTTCCCGCCTGCGCGAGCATCGGTTTTCAGTTTCTGAAATCCCCTTGAATTTTCATTCTGGTGAATTTCAGTCGTAGCCCGTTCCCCCAGCATTGTAAATATAAGCTCAAGGTCATCCATGTGGTCCCGCAAATTTTCTCGTTTCAGTTTTTTGAGTTTTTTGTAGCTGGAAGGGGTGATTCCGAATGTAGCTTTTGATATTTCGGAGGTCAAAATTTCATACTCCCTATCCTTCTTCGCTCCCCGTTTTTTCCATTCATCCGTCAGCTCTTCACGGATGGCGATACCGCGCATCCGCTTTTCAATCCAATCTTCACTGTAACCTTTGAGCTTATACAGCATTCGGGTTCTTTTTGT encodes:
- the queF gene encoding NADPH-dependent 7-cyano-7-deazaguanine reductase QueF, with the translated sequence MKSAELKKTYGNCAASGINAKLPPLDVWKNSYKKYEIVIEYPEFNTICPLAGLPDMGTLTIKYVPGKYCVEMKSLKLYLVAYRNIGIFQENAVNKVLADFIKYVKPVRAEVTGVFNPRGGMSSKISAKYPK
- a CDS encoding Bro-N domain-containing protein encodes the protein MNAETHIAIFKGKEVRKTIHNKEWWFVIADVIEVLTDSVQAGGYIKDMRRRDSELNKGWGQIATPLLIKTAGGSQKLNCANTEGIFRIIQSIPSTKAEPFKRWLAKVGYDRIQEIENPELATKRTRMLYKLKGYSEDWIEKRMRGIAIREELTDEWKKRGAKKDREYEILTSEISKATFGITPSSYKKLKKLKRENLRDHMDDLELIFTMLGERATTEIHQNENSRGFQKLKTDARAGGKISGDARVALEKRLKRPVVSMRNYLKSAESKKKLD